A window of Garra rufa chromosome 16, GarRuf1.0, whole genome shotgun sequence contains these coding sequences:
- the LOC141288956 gene encoding protocadherin alpha-8-like, whose amino-acid sequence MAISLVHDCLPAILFYMLCCFRSIVDGQIVYSVSEEANPGTTVGNLAKDLNLNLQDLHNRGFQLVSGTNKRYFDLNTKTGNLRIKDRIDRDELCGRSLKCSLPLEAIVNVPLNVYRFEVNIIDINDNTPTFRSPVKYFNISELAIPGERFPLPNAFDADVGSNSVKSYKLSANEHFSVDVQSGGDQSVSAELVLQKALDREKQPVIQLTLTAVDGGKPPRSGTINIIVNIEDVNDNIPVFSKPLFKARVLENAPLGTSVIQVHASDPDEGLNGEIAYSLMSQDNDNNVDAFSVDSETGLITVKGTVDYEKGAAVEIRVQAKDKGHKPRAAYCKVLVEITDINDNTPEISVTSLVNTVKEDAPNGTVVSMITVLDNDAGMNGEIYLKVGDSLPFKVQNSYKNYYTLIVNGPLDRERASEYNVTITATDKGTPPLSSTSVINVHVSDVNDNAPRFPEPVINVYVKENNPIGAVIHTVSAFDPDVGDNARITYSLLESSKSGQVTSMININSDNGYIHSLQSFNYEEIKTFKFKIQATDSGVPPLSSNVTVNVFILDENDNSPGILAPYSELGSVNTENIPYSADAGYFVAKIRAVDADSGYNALLSYYISEPKGNNLFRIGTSSGEIRTKRRMSDNDLKTHPLVILVCDNGDPSLSATVSIDVVVVESAGDIKTTFRHAPMKEESFSDLNLYLLIGIVCVSVIFLLSLVSLIAVKCHRTDSSLGRYSTPIITTNPDGSWSYSKSTQQYDVCFSSETLKSDVVVFPAPFPPADAELISINGGDTFTRTQTLPHKEKVR is encoded by the coding sequence ATGGCAATATCTTTGGTCCATGATTGTCTTCCAGCGATACTTTTTTATATGTTGTGTTGCTTTCGGAGTATCGTGGACGGGCAGATTGTATATTCAGTGTCGGAAGAGGCAAACCCGGGAACAACAGTCGGCAACCTTGCAAAGGATTTAAACCTGAATTTACAGGATTTACATAATCGAGGATTTCAACTAGTATCCGGAACAAATAAGAGGTATTTCGATTTAAATACAAAAACCGGAAATCTTCGTATTAAAGACAGAATCGATAGAGACGAACTGTGCGGACGGAGCTTAAAATGCTCTCTCCCTTTAGAAGCTATTGTTAATGTGCCATTGAATGTTTACCGTTTTGAAGTAAACATTATAGATATAAATGATAACACACCTACATTTCGCTCTcctgtgaaatattttaatatatcagAGTTGGCAATTCCAGGGGAAAGATTTCCATTACCGAATGCGTTTGACGCGGATGTGGGCAGTAATTCGGTAAAGAGCTACAAACTGAGTGCGAATGAACACTTTTCTGTAGATGTACAGAGCGGAGGAGATCAGAGTGTGTCTGCCGAATTAGTGCTACAGAAAGCTTTAGATCGCGAAAAACAACCAGTGATCCAGCTCACACTGACTGCTGTAGACGGAGGGAAACCTCCAAGGTCAGGCACAATTAATATAATTGTTAATATTGAGGATGTGAATGATAATATTCCAGTGTTCAGTAAACCCCTATTCAAAGCACGAGTATTAGAAAACGCACCGCTTGGCACCTCCGTAATCCAAGTTCACGCTAGTGATCCAGATGAAGGACTAAACGGTGAAATCGCATATTCATTAATGAGCCAAGATAACGATAATAATGTAGATGCATTCTCAGTAGATTCTGAAACCGGTCTTATAACAGTGAAAGGCACTGTAGACTATGAAAAAGGCGCTGCTGTTGAAATTAGAGTACAAGCTAAAGACAAAGGCCATAAACCACGAGCCGCATACTGCAAAGTGTTGGTGGAGATAACGGACATAAATGACAACACACCAGAAATTTCTGTTACCTCCTTAGTAAATACTGTTAAGGAAGATGCACCTAATGGCACAGTAGTTAGTATGATTACTGTACTGGATAATGATGCGGGAATGAATGGTGAAATTTATCTTAAGGTTGGTGATTCGTTGCCATTCAAAGTTCAGAATTCATACAAGAATTATTATACTTTAATTGTTAACGGGCCTCTAGACAGAGAGCGCGCATCTGAGTATAATGTGACTATCACAGCTACTGATAAAGGGACCCCGCCTCTCTCTAGCACCAGTGTCATTAATGTACACGTTTCTGATGTGAATGATAACGCGCCGCGCTTTCCAGAGCCCGTCATTAATGTTTATGTGAAAGAGAACAATCCGATTGGAGCTGTTATTCATACAGTATCTGCTTTTGATCCTGACGTAGGTGATAATGCCAGGATAACATATTCTTTACTAGAAAGCTCGAAAAGCGGCCAGGTAACATCCATGATCAACATAAACTCTGACAATGGATATATACACAGTTTACAGTCGTTTAACTATGAGGAGATAAAAACGTTTAAGTTCAAAATTCAGGCCACAGACTCTGGTGTTCCTCCGCTCAGCAGTAACGtgactgtaaatgtttttattctGGATGAAAATGACAACAGTCCCGGGATTCTCGCGCCCTATTCCGAGCTCGGTTCTGTTAACACAGAGAACATTCCCTATTCTGCTGATGCGGGCTACTTTGTGGCCAAGATCAGGGCTGTAGATGCAGATTCTGGTTACAATGCGCTGCTGTCTTACTACATCTCTGAACCCAAAGGAAACAATCTGTTCCGAATCGGAACCAGCAGCGGGGAGATCAGGACTAAGAGGAGAATGAGTGACAATGATCTGAAAACTCACCCGTTGGTCATTTTGGTTTGTGATAACGGAGATCCCTCATTGTCAGCGACTGTGTCTATTGATGTTGTGGTTGTTGAAAGCGCAGGTGACATCAAGACTACATTCAGACATGCGCCGATGAAGGAGGAGAGTTTCTCGgatttaaatctgtatttgcTGATCGGCATTGTGTGTGTTTCCGTCATCTTTTTACTGAGTCTCGTCAGTTTGATAGCTGTAAAATGCCACAGGACAGACAGCAGTTTGGGCAGGTACAGCACCCCGATAATCACCACAAACCCTGATGGGAGCTGGTCTTACTCCAAATCTACTCAGCAGTATGACGTGTGCTTTAGTTCGGAGACACTGAAGAGTGACGTAGTGGTTTTCCCAGCGCCATTTCCGCCTGCAGATGCAGAACTTATAAGTATTAATGGAGGAGACACTTTTACCAGAACGCAAACACTTCCTCATAAAGAAAAGGTAAGATAA
- the LOC141288955 gene encoding protocadherin alpha-3-like has product MKMSKLGFKRWMYFIATFSFWNITDGQIVYSVSEEADPGTTVGNIAKDLNLNLQELEPRGFQIVSGPNKRYISVNLKSGVLLVKERIDREQLCGRSSKCSLELEAIVNSPLNMYRLEVNVLDINDNTPSFKSPKTELNIAESAFPGERFTLPSAFDADVGSNSVKSYKLSPNEHFSLDVQSGGEQSVSAELVLQKALDREKQPVIQLTLTAVDGGKPPKSGTSQIIINVEDANDNIPVFSKYLYKTRIMENALPGTSVVTVHATDADEGLNGEIVYSFIRSDDDDDDNIANAFTIDSVTGLISIKGIIDYEASNAVEIRVQAKDKGPKPRAAHCKVLVEIVDVNDNVPEISVTSLAKTVREDTAAGTMVGLITVKDEDAGKNGAVVLKIRDSAPFRIQNTYKNKYSLVVDGPLDRECESEYNVTITATDEGTPPLSSISVMTIRVSDVNDNVPRFPEPVINVYVKENSQIGAVIHKVSAFDPDVGDNARITYSLLESSKSGQVTSMININSDNGDIHSLQSFNYEETKTFEFKVQATDSGVPPLSSNVTVNVFILDENDNSPGILAPYSELGSVNTENIPYSADAGYFVAKIRAVDADSGYNALLSYHISEPKGNNLFRIGTSSGEIRTKRRMSDNDLKTHPLVILVCDNGEPSLSATVSIDVVVVESAGDVKTPFRHAPVKEESFSDLNLYLLIAIVCVSVIFLLSLISLIAVKCHRTDSSLGRYSAPMITTHPDGSWSYSKSTQQYDVCFSSDTLKSDVVVFPASFPPADAELISINGGDTFTRTQTLPNKDKV; this is encoded by the exons ATGAAAATGTCGAAACTCGGATTTAAACGTTGGATGTATTTCATTGCAACGTTTTCATTTTGGAATATTACCGATGGGCAGATTGTGTATTCGGTATCGGAGGAGGCTGATCCGGGAACCACAGTGGGAAATATAGCCAAGGATTTGAACCTAAATCTTCAAGAATTAGAGCCTCGTGGATTTCAGATCGTTTCAGGCCCAAATAAGAGGTATATCAGTGTTAATTTAAAAAGTGGTGTTCTTCTCGTCAAAGAGAGAATAGACAGGGAACAATTATGCGGAAGGAGCAGCAAATGCTCTCTGGAATTAGAAGCTATTGTTAACTCCCCCTTAAACATGTATCGACTGGAGGTGAATGTTTTAGACATAAACGATAATACTCCTTCTTTTAAGTCACCAAAGACAGAGCTAAATATTGCTGAATCTGCTTTCCCTGGGGAGAGATTTACTTTACCAAGTGCGTTTGACGCGGATGTAGGCAGTAATTCTGTAAAGAGCTACAAGCTCAGTCCGAATGAACACTTTTCTCTTGATGTACAGAGCGGAGGAGAGCAGAGTGTGTCGGCTGAATTGGTCCTGCAGAAAGCTTTAGACCGAGAGAAACAGCCTGTAATCCAGCTCACTTTGACCGCTGTAGACGGAGGAAAACCTCCAAAGTCCGGAACATCACAAATAATTATTAATGTTGAGGATGCGAACGATAACATCCCTGTATTTAGTAAATATCTTTACAAAACAAGAATTATGGAAAATGCGCTTCCTGGTACCTCTGTTGTCACAGTCCATGCTACTGACGCTGACGAGGGTTTGAATGGAGAAATCGTTTATTCATTTATACgcagtgatgatgatgatgatgacaatATTGCTAACGCATTTACCATTGATTCTGTCACTGGCTTAATTTCTATTAAAGGGATTATTGATTACGAAGCAAGTAATGCCGTAGAAATTCGTGTCCAAGCAAAAGATAAAGGCCCGAAACCAAGGGCTGCTCATTGTAAAGTTTTAGTTGAAATTGTTGATGTTAATGATAATGTACCTGAAATTTCCGTGACATCTCTTGCTAAAACAGTCAGAGAGGACACTGCTGCTGGTACAATGGTGGGATTGATCACAGTGAAAGACGAAGACGCAGGGAAAAACGGTGCAGTTGTTCTTAAGATACGAGATTCTGCACCTTTTCGTATACAGAAtacttataaaaataaatattctctGGTTGTAGACGGTCCGCTGGACAGAGAGTGCGAATCAGAGTACAACGTGACTATCACAGCTACTGATGAAGGGACTCCGCCTCTCTCTAGCATCAGTGTCATGACTATACGCGTTTCTGATGTGAATGACAACGTGCCGCGCTTTCCAGAGCCCGTCATTAATGTTTATGTTAAAGAGAACAGTCAGATTGGAGCTGTTATTCATAAAGTATCTGCTTTTGATCCTGACGTAGGTGATAATGCCCGGATAACATATTCTTTACTAGAAAGCTCGAAAAGCGGCCAGGTAACATCCATGATCAACATAAACTCTGATAATGGAGATATACATAGTTTGCAGTCGTTTAACTATGAGGAGACAAAAACGTTTGAGTTTAAAGTTCAGGCCACAGACTCTGGTGTTCCTCCGCTCAGCAGTAACGtgactgtaaatgtttttatccTGGATGAGAATGACAACAGTCCCGGGATTCTCGCGCCCTATTCCGAGCTCGGTTCCGTTAACACAGAGAACATTCCCTATTCTGCTGATGCGGGCTACTTTGTGGCCAAGATCAGGGCTGTAGATGCAGATTCTGGTTACAATGCGCTGCTGTCTTACCACATCTCTGAACCCAAAGGAAACAATCTGTTCCGAATTGGAACCAGCAGCGGAGAGATCCGGACTAAGAGGAGAATGAGTGACAATGACCTGAAAACTCACCCGTTGGTCATTTTGGTTTGTGATAACGGAGAGCCCTCACTGTCAGCGACTGTCTCTATTGATGTTGTGGTTGTTGAAAGCGCAGGTGATGTCAAAACTCCATTCAGACATGCGCCGGTGAAGGAAGAAAGTTTCTCGgatttaaatctgtatttgctgatcgccattgtgtgcgTGTCCGTCATCTTTTTACTGAGTCTCATCAGTTTGATAGCTGTAAAATGCCACAGGACAGACAGCAGTTTAGGCAGGTACAGCGCCCCGATGATCACCACACACCCTGATGGGAGCTGGTCTTACTCCAAATCTACTCAGCAGTATGACGTGTGTTTTAGCTCGGACACACTGAAGAGTGATGTAGTAGTTTTCCCTGCGTCATTTCCGCCTGCAGATGCAGAACTGATCAGTATAAATGGAGGAGACACTTTTACCAGAACACAAACACTTCCCAATAAAGATAAG GTTTAG
- the LOC141288804 gene encoding protocadherin alpha-3-like — MKMSKHGFKWWMYFIATFSFWNITDGQIVYSVSEEADPGTTVGNTAKDLNLNLQELEPRGFQIVSGPNKRYFSVNLKSGVLLVKERIDREQLCGRSSKCSLELEAIVNSPLNMYRLEVNVLDINDNTPTFKSPKTELNIVESAFPGERFTLPSAFDADVGSNSVKSYKLSPNEHFSLDVQSGGEQSVSAELVLQKALDREKQPVIQLTLIAIDGGKPPKSGTSQIIIKVEDVNDNIPVFSKSLYKTRIMENAPPGTSVVTVHATDADEGLNGEIIYYFISHDDDSIATAFTIDSVSGVISVKGIIDYEASNAVEIRVQAKDKGQKPRAAHCKVLVEIVDINDNVPEISVISLAETVREDTAAGTMVGLITVKDEDAGKNGAVVLKIRDSAPFRIQNTYKNKYSLVVDGPLDRESESEYAVTITATDEGTPPLSSISVMTVRVSDVNDNVPRFPDPVINVYVKENSQIGAVIHQVSAFDPDVGDNARIAYSLLESSKSVPVTSMININSDSGDIHSLQSFNYEETNTFEFKVQATDSGVPPLSSNVTVNVFILDENDNSPGILAPYSELGSVNTENIPYSADAGYFVAKIRAVDADSGYNALLSYHISEPKGNNLFRIGTSSGEIRTKRRMSDNDLKTHPLVILVCDNGEPSLSATVSIDVVVVESAGDVKTPFRHAPKKEESFSDLNLYLLIAIVCVSVIFLLSLISLIAVKCHRTDSSLGRYSAPMITTHPDGSWSYSKSTQQYDVCFSSDTLKSDVVVFPASFPPADAELISINGGDTFTRTQTLPNKEKVRM, encoded by the coding sequence ATGAAAATGTCGAAACACGGATTTAAATGGTGGATGTATTTCATTGCAACGTTTTCATTTTGGAATATTACCGATGGGCAGATTGTGTATTCGGTATCGGAGGAGGCTGATCCGGGAACCACAGTGGGAAATACAGCCAAGGATTTGAACCTAAATCTTCAAGAATTAGAGCCTCGTGGATTTCAGATCGTTTCAGGCCCAAATAAGAGGtatttcagtgttaatttaaaaaGTGGTGTTCTTCTCGTCAAAGAGAGAATAGACAGGGAACAATTATGCGGAAGGAGCAGCAAATGCTCTCTGGAATTAGAAGCTATTGTTAACTCCCCCTTAAACATGTATCGACTGGAGGTCAATGTTTTAGACATAAACGACAATACTCCTACATTTAAGTCACCAAAGACAGAACTAAATATTGTAGAATCAGCCTTCCCCGGGGAGAGATTTACTTTACCAAGTGCGTTTGACGCGGATGTAGGCAGTAATTCGGTAAAGAGCTACAAACTCAGTCCGAATGAACACTTTTCTCTGGATGTTCAGAGCGGAGGAGAACAGAGTGTGTCGGCTGAATTGGTGCTGCAGAAAGCTTTAGATCGAGAGAAACAGCCTGTCATCCAGCTCACACTGATCGCTATAGACGGAGGAAAACCTCCCAAATCAGGAACATCgcaaattattattaaagttgAGGATGTAAATGATAATATTCCTGTATTTAGTAAATCTCTTTATAAAACACGAATAATGGAAAATGCGCCCCCTGGCACTTCTGTTGTCACGGTCCATGCTACTGATGCTGACGAGGGTTTAAATGgagaaataatatattattttataagcCATGATGATGATAGTATAGCGACCGCTTTTACCATTGATTCTGTCAGTGGCGTAATCTCAGTTAAAGGGATTATTGATTACGAAGCAAGCAATGCTGTAGAAATTCGTGTCCAAGCAAAAGATAAAGGCCAGAAACCAAGGGCTGCTCATTGTAAAGTTCTAGTTGAAATTGTTGATATTAATGATAATGTACCTGAAATTTCCGTGATATCTCTTGCTGAAACCGTCAGAGAGGACACTGCTGCTGGTACAATGGTGGGATTGATCACAGTGAAAGACGAAGACGCAGGAAAAAACGGTGCAGTTGTTCTTAAAATACGAGATTCTGCACCTTTTCGTATACAGAATacctataaaaataaatattctctGGTTGTAGACGGTCCGCTGGACAGAGAGAGCGAATCAGAGTACGCCGTGACTATCACAGCTACTGATGAAGGGACTCCGCCTCTCTCTAGCATCAGTGTCATGACTGTACGCGTTTCTGATGTGAATGACAACGTGCCGCGTTTTCCAGATCCTGTCATTAATGTTTATGTGAAAGAGAACAGTCAGATTGGAGCTGTTATTCATCAAGTATCTGCTTTTGATCCTGACGTAGGTGATAATGCCCGGATAGCATATTCTTTACTAGAAAGCTCGAAAAGCGTCCCAGTAACATCCATGATCAACATAAACTCTGATAGTGGAGATATACATAGTTTGCAGTCGTTTAACTATGAGGAGACAAATACATTTGAGTTTAAAGTTCAGGCCACAGACTCTGGTGTTCCTCCGCTCAGCAGTAACGtgactgtaaatgtttttatccTGGATGAGAATGACAACAGTCCTGGGATTCTCGCGCCCTATTCTGAACTTGGTTCCGTTAACACAGAGAACATTCCCTATTCTGCTGATGCGGGCTACTTTGTGGCCAAGATAAGGGCTGTAGATGCAGATTCTGGTTACAATGCGCTGCTGTCTTACCACATCTCTGAACCCAAAGGAAACAATCTGTTCCGAATTGGAACCAGCAGTGGAGAGATCAGGACTAAGAGGAGAATGAGTGACAATGACCTGAAAACTCACCCGTTGGTCATTTTGGTTTGTGATAATGGAGAGCCCTCACTGTCAGCGACTGTCTCTATTGACGTTGTGGTTGTTGAAAGCGCAGGTGATGTCAAGACTCCATTCAGACATGCGCCAAAAAAGGAGGAAAGTTTCTCGGATTTAAATCTATATTTGCTAATCGCCATTGTGTGCGTGTCCGTCATCTTTTTACTGAGTCTCATAAGTTTGATAGCTGTAAAATGCCACAGGACGGACAGCAGTTTGGGTAGGTACAGCGCCCCGATGATCACCACACACCCTGATGGGAGCTGGTCTTACTCCAAATCTACTCAGCAGTATGACGTGTGTTTTAGCTCAGACACACTGAAGAGTGACGTAGTGGTTTTCCCTGCGTCATTTCCGCCTGCAGATGCAGAACTGATCAGTATTAATGGAGGAGACACTTTTACCAGAACTCAAACCCTTCCTAATAAAGAAAAGGTAAGAATGTAA